In Cycloclasticus sp., a single genomic region encodes these proteins:
- the nhaR gene encoding transcriptional activator NhaR codes for MMVNYKHLHYFWVVAKEGSIAKASERLHITPQTISGQLSLLEANLGIELFVKSGRNIEITETGRLVLNYTDEIFSLGSELEQMLQNEPEERPQLFRVGIADVVPKSIAQGILLPVLQTEEPTRLICKETGLDTLLADLAVHRLDLVIADRPIPSTVSTRGFNHKLGECTISFFAKESIINRFNGSFPQCLNGIPILLPTRGTQLRSDIDQWISKTRIHPKIVAEFDDSALMKSFGQKGAGVFLAPTVLRKEVEDQYKVKAIGEVSEVKQSFYAISVERRITNSITATVIKAANNMLFN; via the coding sequence ATGATGGTTAACTATAAACATTTACATTATTTCTGGGTTGTCGCTAAAGAAGGCAGTATCGCAAAGGCTAGTGAACGACTCCATATCACCCCACAGACAATTAGTGGTCAATTAAGCCTATTGGAAGCCAATTTAGGTATAGAGCTGTTTGTTAAGTCGGGGCGTAATATAGAAATTACAGAAACAGGCCGCTTAGTTTTAAATTATACCGATGAAATTTTCTCTCTCGGCAGCGAGTTGGAGCAGATGCTTCAGAATGAACCAGAAGAGCGTCCCCAGCTATTTAGAGTAGGTATTGCAGACGTTGTTCCAAAATCTATTGCACAAGGCATTCTACTGCCGGTATTGCAGACAGAAGAGCCAACACGCTTGATATGCAAAGAAACAGGCCTTGATACCTTGCTCGCAGATTTAGCCGTACACCGCCTTGACCTAGTTATTGCTGACCGGCCAATCCCAAGCACGGTTAGTACACGTGGGTTCAATCACAAGCTTGGTGAGTGCACCATCAGTTTTTTTGCTAAAGAATCAATTATTAATCGATTTAACGGGTCTTTTCCACAATGTCTAAATGGTATACCTATTTTATTACCGACCAGAGGTACCCAACTACGATCCGATATTGACCAATGGATAAGTAAAACGCGTATTCACCCAAAGATAGTAGCCGAGTTCGACGATAGCGCACTGATGAAGTCTTTTGGTCAAAAAGGTGCGGGGGTGTTTCTTGCACCAACAGTACTTCGTAAAGAAGTTGAAGATCAATATAAAGTGAAAGCGATTGGTGAGGTAAGTGAAGTTAAACAGTCTTTTTATGCCATATCGGTTGAGCGGCGTATTACAAACTCTATTACCGCTACGGTTATTAAGGCTGCGAATAACATGTTATTTAACTAA
- a CDS encoding integrase family protein, with protein sequence MDKTFLFTHERLSKLPIPKQGRVEYFDTKQQKLRLRVSVSGVKSFAVVKKVHGKPKRVTVGKWPEISIAKAREEAIKILDDLRQGVDPVKEKRKKSLESTVLSDVLEMYLTERKLKPITKEGYRYKLQHSFKSWLDKPINSISEKMVLKRHKELTKIGATTANTSMRVLRLTMNYAHAIGLVGETPTSILSRARLWHKPKRKDRVIHSKELKAWHVAVEALNNEKAKVYLLMILYMGFRSSEALTLEWEHVDLLEKSITLYNTKNGTNHTLPIPNALMPFMESLFSLTGSSKWVFLWSKPISKKNTPDKPMSLPKKQIKAVIDASGVEFSPHDCRRTFATIAEAVHLPLMMTKRLMNHVTTNDVTGGYIVTEEETLRAAINKIAGYIQAKATRKDNVIKLNVVN encoded by the coding sequence ATGGATAAAACGTTCTTATTTACACATGAAAGGCTAAGTAAATTACCGATACCTAAGCAGGGTAGAGTGGAATATTTTGATACTAAGCAGCAGAAGCTTAGGCTTAGAGTTTCAGTTTCAGGAGTTAAGTCTTTTGCTGTTGTAAAGAAAGTTCATGGAAAACCCAAAAGGGTGACTGTAGGTAAGTGGCCGGAAATTTCCATAGCAAAAGCTAGGGAGGAGGCTATTAAAATCCTTGATGACTTACGGCAAGGTGTTGACCCTGTTAAAGAGAAACGTAAAAAATCTCTTGAAAGTACAGTGTTAAGTGATGTTTTAGAAATGTACCTTACAGAGCGCAAGCTAAAGCCAATAACCAAGGAAGGTTATCGTTACAAATTACAGCACAGTTTCAAATCATGGCTGGATAAGCCCATCAATAGTATCTCTGAAAAAATGGTTTTAAAACGCCATAAGGAATTAACAAAAATTGGCGCAACAACGGCTAATACTTCCATGAGAGTTTTACGCTTAACGATGAACTATGCCCATGCTATCGGCTTGGTGGGTGAAACGCCCACATCAATTTTAAGTAGAGCAAGGTTATGGCACAAACCGAAACGTAAAGACCGCGTGATTCATAGCAAAGAATTAAAAGCTTGGCATGTAGCAGTGGAAGCCTTAAACAATGAAAAGGCGAAGGTCTATTTGTTGATGATTTTATACATGGGGTTTAGAAGTAGCGAAGCATTAACGTTGGAATGGGAGCATGTAGATCTACTGGAAAAGAGTATCACGCTGTATAACACTAAAAATGGAACAAACCACACCTTACCCATACCCAATGCCTTAATGCCATTCATGGAGTCTTTATTTAGCCTTACAGGGAGTAGCAAATGGGTGTTTCTTTGGAGTAAGCCGATCAGTAAGAAAAACACTCCTGATAAGCCCATGAGCCTACCTAAAAAACAAATTAAAGCTGTTATCGATGCCAGTGGTGTTGAGTTTAGCCCGCACGATTGCAGGCGTACTTTTGCAACGATTGCTGAGGCTGTACATTTGCCCCTAATGATGACTAAACGGTTAATGAACCATGTCACCACAAATGATGTTACAGGCGGTTATATCGTTACAGAAGAAGAAACACTACGGGCTGCCATTAACAAGATAGCTGGCTACATTCAGGCCAAAGCCACCCGCAAAGACAACGTTATTAAGTTAAATGTTGTTAATTGA
- a CDS encoding helix-turn-helix domain-containing protein, whose protein sequence is MSNTQHFITPEQAAKYLSISVRTLAKWRSIGHPNIPYSKIGKCVRYRQSELDAYLSKHSHNCVGD, encoded by the coding sequence ATGAGCAATACACAGCACTTTATTACCCCTGAACAAGCAGCGAAATACTTGAGTATTTCAGTTCGCACTCTTGCGAAATGGCGAAGTATCGGTCACCCCAACATTCCATACTCAAAAATTGGAAAGTGCGTTCGTTACCGCCAGTCTGAACTTGATGCTTATCTGTCTAAGCATTCTCATAATTGTGTGGGTGATTGA